The genomic region TTCGGGAGAGTTGATATACCCAGCAAAGGGATTGAAAGGCAGACGTCCGTCATTCCGCGCTATGGAAACGATGTGTTTCAGCACAATCATGTAGCCCCATATAGTATTGGTACGGCATTTCTTTTCAGTGCGCAGGAAATACTCGAAGTCGTTAATGAAAGAGAGGTTCAACTCTTTCAGAGGAATATCCTCACGTTTGTAGGTATGAGGCAGGAACTCACGGATATGTTTGCAGACGGTCACATAACGCTGGAATGTTCCTTTTGCCCTGCTGTATCCTACTTTCTTGGCAAACTCGCTGTTGTGCTGGTCAAAAAGTTTCAATAAAGTCTCCTGCTTGACACCGATACCGAGATAGGCATCTTTTAACTTGGCGGCAGTGACATACCCATCAGTCTGCATCAGCTCTTGATAACGGCGGTTTACTTCCACCCGGATTTTATCAACGGCAATGTTGATTTTCTGTGCTTCGATGCTCTTGCCCGAGGCTCTGTTGTTTTTCACGTCCCACAGACGCAAAGGTACATCCATCTTGCAGCTGAACTGCTTGATTTCTCCGTCCACCGTAAGGCGGCACATCAAAGGCAGGTTGCCATTAGGCTTCTCGCTACCTTTCTTTACGTAGAATAATACTTTAAAGGTACTTCGCATAACTCACTTTTTTATGGTTACAAAATTAATTCATAGTGAGTTACAGACAGTTATGACAAATAATGCAAATTGCAGAAATATAGCCACTTAGCAACACGTTTTGACTGTATCACTCGGTAATGATGTGGTAACTGAACATTTGCATCATTACGCTATATTACAGATTCCTTCAGCCTTTCATTAAGAGAGAAATGTGGCGTAATAGCCACATTCTCAACCAATTTTCTGTATTTCTCCGCTTTCTATTACTTCGTTACGTGTTTATTTTACGCTGTACCCGTTTTGTCGCAAGACAGGGGCGGGGAGGAGCGATGTAGTCTCGTTGGCTCGATGGGCCGACCGGTTGTCTTACTATAATAATAAGGAAAATCATGTTCACAGTTATATCGGTTATCGTGGCCGGTGTAGTTGCCGGCTATCTTTTTAAGCGTGTGGCCTTTTTGCAGAAGGTCGAGAAAAGCATTTCCTGGACGGTGCTTTTATTGCTTTTTGTCATGGGCGTTTCGATAGGCTCCAATCCGTTGATTGTCGATAATTTGTGGAATTTTGGCGGGCAGGCGGCTCTGTTTGCCCTGCTTGCCATTGTGGGGAGTTTGTTGGCATCGCTCATGGTGTTTCGATTGTTTTTCAAGAAAGGAGGCGATGATGAAAAGTAGTTTGGCCGTAGTGGCATTTTTTTGCGTCGGCTGTTTGGTGGGAGCCTTCGGTCACATTTCGGTCGACATGCACGACATTTCGATGTATGTGCTCTATGCGTTGTTGTTGCAAGTCGGCATCAGCATCGGCAGCAACAGACAACTCAAAGAGTTGATAAGGAGTTTGCGCCTCAAAATGCTGTTGGTTCCGATGGCGACCATTTCGGGAACCCTGCTTTTTTCGTGTTTGGCCGCTTTTGTTTTGAGCCGTTGGAGCCTTTCCGAATGTCTGGCCGTGGGAAGTGGTTTTGGATATTACTCCCTTTCGTCAATACTCATCACCCGGTTCAAGGAACCGTCGCTCGGCTTGCAGTTGGCATCGGAGTTGGGGACGATAGCCCTGTTGTCGAATATCTTTCGAGAGATGATTGCGCTGTTGGGAACCCCGTTCTTCCGAAAATATTTTGGCTCC from Candidatus Caccoplasma merdavium harbors:
- a CDS encoding site-specific integrase, which encodes MRSTFKVLFYVKKGSEKPNGNLPLMCRLTVDGEIKQFSCKMDVPLRLWDVKNNRASGKSIEAQKINIAVDKIRVEVNRRYQELMQTDGYVTAAKLKDAYLGIGVKQETLLKLFDQHNSEFAKKVGYSRAKGTFQRYVTVCKHIREFLPHTYKREDIPLKELNLSFINDFEYFLRTEKKCRTNTIWGYMIVLKHIVSIARNDGRLPFNPFAGYINSPESVDRGYVTKEEIHTMMDTEMPDKTHELVRDLFLFSTFTGLSYSDVKNLTNDNLQTFFDGNIWIITRRKKTNTESNIRLLDVPRRIIEKYKGMTKDNKVFPMPSNTTCNKKLKTIAKLCGIKAHLTYHVARHSAATTILLSNGVPIETVSRLLGHTNIKTTQIYAKITAQKISQDMEQLSEKLGDMEKSICRSI
- a CDS encoding LysO family transporter encodes the protein MFTVISVIVAGVVAGYLFKRVAFLQKVEKSISWTVLLLLFVMGVSIGSNPLIVDNLWNFGGQAALFALLAIVGSLLASLMVFRLFFKKGGDDEK
- a CDS encoding lysine exporter LysO family protein — encoded protein: MKSSLAVVAFFCVGCLVGAFGHISVDMHDISMYVLYALLLQVGISIGSNRQLKELIRSLRLKMLLVPMATISGTLLFSCLAAFVLSRWSLSECLAVGSGFGYYSLSSILITRFKEPSLGLQLASELGTIALLSNIFREMIALLGTPFFRKYFGSLAPISVAGVNSIDVLLPSIVRYSGKEMIPIAIFHGIIIELSVPLFVSFFCQL